One part of the Vicia villosa cultivar HV-30 ecotype Madison, WI linkage group LG6, Vvil1.0, whole genome shotgun sequence genome encodes these proteins:
- the LOC131611966 gene encoding uncharacterized protein LOC131611966, with amino-acid sequence MDLEQSVKNLQAQNSQFQVLILNFAKGQDELKNLVNPEEKGSAYAAKFIPWHMPLSQVLQQFLNQNLMTLLPPYSSPANPALGYKYNARCAYQSNSPGHDTEHCGPLKDKIQDLINDKITNFNSPEGPHMTDVAHNQKGLNERNQFVRAVLISTPAPQQRRKPDAPKRQFTKIKMTLAHALQHLLKIELITLRDPPKNPNTSTPGYKLNTKCAYHSNSPGHYTNNCWTLKNKIQDLINDGETKFNPLETLW; translated from the coding sequence atggatctcgagcaatcagtcaaaaatcttcaggctcagaatagccAGTTCCAAGTCTTGATTCTGAACTttgccaaggggcaagacgagttgaaaaaccttgttaacccagaagaaaaaggatcagcatACGCAGCAAAGTTTATTCCatggcacatgccgctgtctcaagttctacaacaatttctcaatcagaacttgatgaCTCTGTTACCTCCATATTCAAGTCCTGCCAATCCTGCTCTTGGGTACAAGTACaacgcaagatgtgcttatcagtcgaatagtcctggtcatgatacagagcattgtggaccattgaaggataagatccaagatttaatcaATGACAAGATCACtaatttcaattcacctgagGGACCTCATATGACTGATGTTGCGCATAACCAGAAAGGCcttaatgaacgcaaccaatttgtgagggcagttctgatctctacaccagctccacaacaacgacgcaagccagatgcacctaaacgtcaattcaccaaaattaaaaTGACATTGGCTCATgcattacaacatctattgaagatcgaactgattactctgagggaccctcctaagaatcccaacacctccactcctggctataaactcaatacgaagtgcgcataccattccaacagtcctggacattacacaaacaattgctggacattgaagaataagattcaagatttgatcaatgacggagaaaccaaattcaaccctcttgaaactctgtggtga